The Ursus arctos isolate Adak ecotype North America unplaced genomic scaffold, UrsArc2.0 scaffold_18, whole genome shotgun sequence genomic sequence GGGGGTTCTGGGAGCCACttggagcccccccacccccccggcctGGGCGAACAGGAGGAGGAGGTTACCACGAGAGGACAGAAGCCTGGTCTTCATCCCCCTTAAGCTGTGCGCCACTTTCCGCCATACAGAGGGGTCCCGGGTTACCCAAAGACAGGTGATGGGGGGAGCTTTCCCTAAATATTGGCTACGGAAGGTCTTTCGAGGTGCAAACCCTCCGTGCAGTTGAGGGACCTGGGACCCAAAGAGAGAAAGTGGCTGCCTCGGGCACAGAGCGGGCGAAGAGCAGTCCTAACAGAGACGCAGGTGTGAGGCTCCGTTCAACGGCAAAGCCGCGGGGAGGCTAGGGCAAGTCACGTCCCCTATCGGGCCTAGGAATCCTCGTCTGAAAGATGAGGGACTGGATGGGCAATAGGCAAGGCAGCTTTGGGGTTTGAAAATCATCCTTGAAATACCTTAAGAGCCAGCCAACTGGAAGGTCTTCTCCATTCCCCATCCCCTGTCCCACAAGAACCTAGCGCCCCCTCCGCCATTTCTCACCCTCTCccaaccagaagaaaaaagaaaaaaaaaagtgaagcgaGCCCGAACTTTTCACCTGCGGGTCCCAGCCCTCCGCAGAGGCTGGTAAAGTCCGGAAGCGCTGGGTTCCCGCACCAAGGTCTCCCGAGACAGTCCCTGGCCTctcccggcctcagtctccccgtcgGTGCGCTGGGGAGGCCAGCCCCGGCGATCTCTGACAGCCCTCCCCGCTCTGACGTTGTGGGGCTCCCGCCGCGCCTCCACAGCTGCTCCCACCTGCAGAGGTGCGCCCGGGCCCAGGGGGCGGGCAGTCGGGGGGCGGGCGGGCACCCGGCGCCGCCCCAAGCTTCCTGGCGCCTTTAAGGAGGAGAAGCCGGCAGAGGGAGGAGCCCTCTGTGTGTGAAGCGGAGCTCCTCGCCTGCAGTTTCCGAGGCCGGAGGCCAACGCAGAAGCGAGGAGCAGTCGCCGTCCTACACGCCTGGCCCGCACCGCCCCTGCAGCTGGCTTGCCCTCCACAGGCTGGGCCGCAGAGGCGCAGCTGGGCAGCCCTACCGGAGTGCCCCACGCCTGTACTAACTGCCCACGCTTCAGGCCTTCGGGCCCGAGCCTCCTCTGGGCGCACGACCTCGACGGTTAGCCTCAGATCAGCGGGAAGCACAGACCAGCTGCAGaagccccagccccaggaccaATTCCGGACCCCTTGACCGTCTGGCACCAGCGCGCAAAGGGCCCTTCAGCCGGCGACCCGGGCCTAGTCCCGGTCCCAACACCGCTGTCGGCGCCTGGCCTCGAGCTCCAGAACACGAGCAGAGCCGTCGGTGGGCGGGACACTCCTGAGCCTCTGTCTGCACTGAGCCAGCCCGGAAACCGAGGGCACCAAGCCTCCAGAGCACCCCTGCTGGGGAAGCTGTGCTCCGAGTGCCAGCCCACGAGGACTCCCAGAGCTCTCCGCAGAGGGGCCCAGCGCCCGCTCCCttggccctgcagcccagccccacagCCTCGCAGTCTCGCCCCCGCCCCTCGACAGCAGCGGGCGGCGGGGACACCCCGGGACGCGGGACGGCTGCGCCATGACGGCTGAgagccggccgccgccgccgcagacGGAGGCGCTGGCGGCCGTGAAGGAGGAGCGCGGTGAGGCTGGGTCCGGGGTCCCAGCGGAGGCGGCGGGTCGCGGCGCGGGCGGGCGTCGGCGGAAGCGCCCCCTGCAGCGCGGAAAGCCACCCTACAGCTACATTGCGCTCATTGCCATGGCCATCGCGCACGCGCCGGAGCGCCGCCTCACGCTGGGAGGCATCTACAAGTTCATTACCGAGCGTTTCCCCTTCTACCGCGACAACCCCAAAAAGTGGCAGAACAGCATCCGCCACAACCTGACGCTCAACGACTGCTTCCTCAAAATCCCGCGCGAGGCGGGCCGCCCAGGCAAGGGCAACTACTGGGCGCTGGACCCCAACGCCGAGGACATGTTCGAGAGCGGCAGCTTCCTGCGTCGCCGCAAGCGCTTCAAGCGCTCGGACCTCTCCACTTACCCAGCCTACATGCAcgacgccgccgccgccgccgccgccgccgccgccgccgctgccgccgccatCTTCCCGGGCGCGGTGCCCGCTGCCCGCCCGCCTTACCCGGGCGCCGTCTACGCAGGCTATGCCCCGCCGTCGCTCGCCGCGCCGCCTCCAGTCTACTACCCCGCTGCCTCGCCAGGACCGTGCCGCGTCTTCGGTCTGGTGCCTGAGCGGCCGCTCAGTCCTGAACTGGGTCCCGCGCCGTCGGGGCCCGCGGGTTCCTGCGCCTTTGCCTCCGCCGGCGCTTCCGCCGCCTCCACCGGCTACCAGCCTGCCGGCTGCGCTGGGGCCCGACCTGCCAACCACTCTGCCTATGCGGCCGCCTACGCGGGCCCGGATGGCGCGTACCCTCAAGGGGCAGGCAGTGCCCTCTTCGCAGCGGCTGGCCGGCTAGCGGGGCCCGCCTCGCCTTCTGCGGGTGGCGGCAGTGGTGGCGTCGAAACCGCAGTGGACTTCTACGGGCGCACATCGCCCGGCCAGTTCGGAGCGCTGGGGCCCTGCTATAATCCTGGTGGGCAGCTCGGAGGGGGCAGTGGAGGAGCCTACCATGCTCGCCATGCG encodes the following:
- the FOXE1 gene encoding forkhead box protein E1, which codes for MTAESRPPPPQTEALAAVKEERGEAGSGVPAEAAGRGAGGRRRKRPLQRGKPPYSYIALIAMAIAHAPERRLTLGGIYKFITERFPFYRDNPKKWQNSIRHNLTLNDCFLKIPREAGRPGKGNYWALDPNAEDMFESGSFLRRRKRFKRSDLSTYPAYMHDAAAAAAAAAAAAAAAIFPGAVPAARPPYPGAVYAGYAPPSLAAPPPVYYPAASPGPCRVFGLVPERPLSPELGPAPSGPAGSCAFASAGASAASTGYQPAGCAGARPANHSAYAAAYAGPDGAYPQGAGSALFAAAGRLAGPASPSAGGGSGGVETAVDFYGRTSPGQFGALGPCYNPGGQLGGGSGGAYHARHATAYPGGVDRYVSAM